One genomic segment of Hevea brasiliensis isolate MT/VB/25A 57/8 chromosome 3, ASM3005281v1, whole genome shotgun sequence includes these proteins:
- the LOC110662588 gene encoding peptidyl-prolyl cis-trans isomerase FKBP16-1, chloroplastic isoform X2, which produces MEGLPLHTLFHFPPVLQSPSKRWRDAMTMDFYGQFAPLTVKSLPRRGLLKAIGFNTVLSCVSPVFAAPMPEVKEPQVFGKMFSHMRFCLGFEVYRTLKLDSGVRIQDIIEGEGQKAQEGDLVEVNYVCRRSNGYFVHSTVDQFSGESSPVILPLDENQIIKGLKEVLIGMKVGGKRRALIPPSVGYINENLKPVPEEFGPRRSLFSHANEPLIFEVQLLKVL; this is translated from the exons ATGGAGGGGCTTCCATTGCATACACTGTTTCACTTTCCTCCAGTTCTCCAATCTCCCAG TAAGAGATGGAGAGATGCTATGACTATGGATTTTTATGGTCAATTTGCTCCACTAACAGTGAAAAGCTTGCCAAGAAGAGGGCTTTTGAAGGCTATTGGATTCAATACCGTCCTATCATGTGTCAGTCCTGTTTTTGCTGCTCCAATGCCAGAGGTGAAGGAACCTCAAGTTTTCGGTAAAATGTT TTCTCATATGAGATTTTGCTTGGGATTTGAAGTGTACAGGACACTGAAGCTTGATAGTGGGGTGAGGATTCAAG ATATTATTGAAGGAGAAGGTCAAAAAGCTCAAGAAGGAGATCTTGTTGAAGTAAATTATGTATGCCGCCGCTCAAATGGATATTTTGTCCACAG CACGGTGGATCAATTCAGTGGAGAAAGCTCACCTGTCATACTTCCTTTGGATGAGAATCAG ATTATCAAGGGCTTGAAGGAGGTTCTAATTGGCATGAAGGTTGGAG GGAAGAGAAGAGCATTGATTCCACCTTCTGTAGGGTACATAAATGAAAACTTGAAGCCAGTCCCTGAAGAG TTTGGTCCTCGTCGAAGCCTTTTCTCTCATGCAAATGAGCCTTTAATATTTGAGGTGCAGCTCTTAAAAGTCCTATGA
- the LOC110662588 gene encoding peptidyl-prolyl cis-trans isomerase FKBP16-1, chloroplastic isoform X3, producing the protein MEGLPLHTLFHFPPVLQSPSSKRWRDAMTMDFYGQFAPLTVKSLPRRGLLKAIGFNTVLSCVSPVFAAPMPEVKEPQVFGKMLTLKLDSGVRIQDIIEGEGQKAQEGDLVEVNYVCRRSNGYFVHSTVDQFSGESSPVILPLDENQIIKGLKEVLIGMKVGGKRRALIPPSVGYINENLKPVPEEFGPRRSLFSHANEPLIFEVQLLKVL; encoded by the exons ATGGAGGGGCTTCCATTGCATACACTGTTTCACTTTCCTCCAGTTCTCCAATCTCCCAG CAGTAAGAGATGGAGAGATGCTATGACTATGGATTTTTATGGTCAATTTGCTCCACTAACAGTGAAAAGCTTGCCAAGAAGAGGGCTTTTGAAGGCTATTGGATTCAATACCGTCCTATCATGTGTCAGTCCTGTTTTTGCTGCTCCAATGCCAGAGGTGAAGGAACCTCAAGTTTTCGGTAAAATGTT GACACTGAAGCTTGATAGTGGGGTGAGGATTCAAG ATATTATTGAAGGAGAAGGTCAAAAAGCTCAAGAAGGAGATCTTGTTGAAGTAAATTATGTATGCCGCCGCTCAAATGGATATTTTGTCCACAG CACGGTGGATCAATTCAGTGGAGAAAGCTCACCTGTCATACTTCCTTTGGATGAGAATCAG ATTATCAAGGGCTTGAAGGAGGTTCTAATTGGCATGAAGGTTGGAG GGAAGAGAAGAGCATTGATTCCACCTTCTGTAGGGTACATAAATGAAAACTTGAAGCCAGTCCCTGAAGAG TTTGGTCCTCGTCGAAGCCTTTTCTCTCATGCAAATGAGCCTTTAATATTTGAGGTGCAGCTCTTAAAAGTCCTATGA
- the LOC110662588 gene encoding peptidyl-prolyl cis-trans isomerase FKBP16-1, chloroplastic isoform X1, protein MEGLPLHTLFHFPPVLQSPSSKRWRDAMTMDFYGQFAPLTVKSLPRRGLLKAIGFNTVLSCVSPVFAAPMPEVKEPQVFGKMFSHMRFCLGFEVYRTLKLDSGVRIQDIIEGEGQKAQEGDLVEVNYVCRRSNGYFVHSTVDQFSGESSPVILPLDENQIIKGLKEVLIGMKVGGKRRALIPPSVGYINENLKPVPEEFGPRRSLFSHANEPLIFEVQLLKVL, encoded by the exons ATGGAGGGGCTTCCATTGCATACACTGTTTCACTTTCCTCCAGTTCTCCAATCTCCCAG CAGTAAGAGATGGAGAGATGCTATGACTATGGATTTTTATGGTCAATTTGCTCCACTAACAGTGAAAAGCTTGCCAAGAAGAGGGCTTTTGAAGGCTATTGGATTCAATACCGTCCTATCATGTGTCAGTCCTGTTTTTGCTGCTCCAATGCCAGAGGTGAAGGAACCTCAAGTTTTCGGTAAAATGTT TTCTCATATGAGATTTTGCTTGGGATTTGAAGTGTACAGGACACTGAAGCTTGATAGTGGGGTGAGGATTCAAG ATATTATTGAAGGAGAAGGTCAAAAAGCTCAAGAAGGAGATCTTGTTGAAGTAAATTATGTATGCCGCCGCTCAAATGGATATTTTGTCCACAG CACGGTGGATCAATTCAGTGGAGAAAGCTCACCTGTCATACTTCCTTTGGATGAGAATCAG ATTATCAAGGGCTTGAAGGAGGTTCTAATTGGCATGAAGGTTGGAG GGAAGAGAAGAGCATTGATTCCACCTTCTGTAGGGTACATAAATGAAAACTTGAAGCCAGTCCCTGAAGAG TTTGGTCCTCGTCGAAGCCTTTTCTCTCATGCAAATGAGCCTTTAATATTTGAGGTGCAGCTCTTAAAAGTCCTATGA
- the LOC110662588 gene encoding peptidyl-prolyl cis-trans isomerase FKBP16-1, chloroplastic isoform X6, translating into MERCYDYGFLWSICSTNSEKLAKKRAFEGYWIQYRPIMCQSCFCCSNARGEGTSSFRTLKLDSGVRIQDIIEGEGQKAQEGDLVEVNYVCRRSNGYFVHSTVDQFSGESSPVILPLDENQIIKGLKEVLIGMKVGGKRRALIPPSVGYINENLKPVPEEFGPRRSLFSHANEPLIFEVQLLKVL; encoded by the exons ATGGAGAGATGCTATGACTATGGATTTTTATGGTCAATTTGCTCCACTAACAGTGAAAAGCTTGCCAAGAAGAGGGCTTTTGAAGGCTATTGGATTCAATACCGTCCTATCATGTGTCAGTCCTGTTTTTGCTGCTCCAATGCCAGAGGTGAAGGAACCTCAAGTTTTCG GACACTGAAGCTTGATAGTGGGGTGAGGATTCAAG ATATTATTGAAGGAGAAGGTCAAAAAGCTCAAGAAGGAGATCTTGTTGAAGTAAATTATGTATGCCGCCGCTCAAATGGATATTTTGTCCACAG CACGGTGGATCAATTCAGTGGAGAAAGCTCACCTGTCATACTTCCTTTGGATGAGAATCAG ATTATCAAGGGCTTGAAGGAGGTTCTAATTGGCATGAAGGTTGGAG GGAAGAGAAGAGCATTGATTCCACCTTCTGTAGGGTACATAAATGAAAACTTGAAGCCAGTCCCTGAAGAG TTTGGTCCTCGTCGAAGCCTTTTCTCTCATGCAAATGAGCCTTTAATATTTGAGGTGCAGCTCTTAAAAGTCCTATGA
- the LOC110662588 gene encoding peptidyl-prolyl cis-trans isomerase FKBP16-1, chloroplastic isoform X5, with protein MEGLPLHTLFHFPPVLQSPSSKRWRDAMTMDFYGQFAPLTVKSLPRRGLLKAIGFNTVLSCVSPVFAAPMPEVKEPQVFDIIEGEGQKAQEGDLVEVNYVCRRSNGYFVHSTVDQFSGESSPVILPLDENQIIKGLKEVLIGMKVGGKRRALIPPSVGYINENLKPVPEEFGPRRSLFSHANEPLIFEVQLLKVL; from the exons ATGGAGGGGCTTCCATTGCATACACTGTTTCACTTTCCTCCAGTTCTCCAATCTCCCAG CAGTAAGAGATGGAGAGATGCTATGACTATGGATTTTTATGGTCAATTTGCTCCACTAACAGTGAAAAGCTTGCCAAGAAGAGGGCTTTTGAAGGCTATTGGATTCAATACCGTCCTATCATGTGTCAGTCCTGTTTTTGCTGCTCCAATGCCAGAGGTGAAGGAACCTCAAGTTTTCG ATATTATTGAAGGAGAAGGTCAAAAAGCTCAAGAAGGAGATCTTGTTGAAGTAAATTATGTATGCCGCCGCTCAAATGGATATTTTGTCCACAG CACGGTGGATCAATTCAGTGGAGAAAGCTCACCTGTCATACTTCCTTTGGATGAGAATCAG ATTATCAAGGGCTTGAAGGAGGTTCTAATTGGCATGAAGGTTGGAG GGAAGAGAAGAGCATTGATTCCACCTTCTGTAGGGTACATAAATGAAAACTTGAAGCCAGTCCCTGAAGAG TTTGGTCCTCGTCGAAGCCTTTTCTCTCATGCAAATGAGCCTTTAATATTTGAGGTGCAGCTCTTAAAAGTCCTATGA
- the LOC110662588 gene encoding peptidyl-prolyl cis-trans isomerase FKBP16-1, chloroplastic isoform X4: MEGLPLHTLFHFPPVLQSPSSKRWRDAMTMDFYGQFAPLTVKSLPRRGLLKAIGFNTVLSCVSPVFAAPMPEVKEPQVFVYRTLKLDSGVRIQDIIEGEGQKAQEGDLVEVNYVCRRSNGYFVHSTVDQFSGESSPVILPLDENQIIKGLKEVLIGMKVGGKRRALIPPSVGYINENLKPVPEEFGPRRSLFSHANEPLIFEVQLLKVL, from the exons ATGGAGGGGCTTCCATTGCATACACTGTTTCACTTTCCTCCAGTTCTCCAATCTCCCAG CAGTAAGAGATGGAGAGATGCTATGACTATGGATTTTTATGGTCAATTTGCTCCACTAACAGTGAAAAGCTTGCCAAGAAGAGGGCTTTTGAAGGCTATTGGATTCAATACCGTCCTATCATGTGTCAGTCCTGTTTTTGCTGCTCCAATGCCAGAGGTGAAGGAACCTCAAGTTTTCG TGTACAGGACACTGAAGCTTGATAGTGGGGTGAGGATTCAAG ATATTATTGAAGGAGAAGGTCAAAAAGCTCAAGAAGGAGATCTTGTTGAAGTAAATTATGTATGCCGCCGCTCAAATGGATATTTTGTCCACAG CACGGTGGATCAATTCAGTGGAGAAAGCTCACCTGTCATACTTCCTTTGGATGAGAATCAG ATTATCAAGGGCTTGAAGGAGGTTCTAATTGGCATGAAGGTTGGAG GGAAGAGAAGAGCATTGATTCCACCTTCTGTAGGGTACATAAATGAAAACTTGAAGCCAGTCCCTGAAGAG TTTGGTCCTCGTCGAAGCCTTTTCTCTCATGCAAATGAGCCTTTAATATTTGAGGTGCAGCTCTTAAAAGTCCTATGA
- the LOC110662590 gene encoding zeta-carotene desaturase, chloroplastic/chromoplastic isoform X1, whose product MASSILFPANSVTGTRSKTPGFLLSGGRPSVAQVVRTPRLFFVRSSLDSLETNVSDMSVNAPKGLFPPEPEHYKGPKLKVAIVGAGLAGMSTAVELLDQGHEVDIYESRTFIGGKVGSFVDRRGNHIEMGLHVFFGCYNNLFRLMKKVGADKNLLVKDHTHTFVNKGGAVGELDFRFPIGAPLHGIRAFLSTNQLKTYDKARNAVALALSPVVKALLDPDGAMKDIRNLDGISFSDWFLSKGGTRMSIQRMWDPVAYALGFIDCDNISARCMLTIFSLFATKTEASLLRMLKGSPDVYLSGPIRKYIEDKGGRFHLRWGCRQIMYDASADGETYVTGLAMSRSTNKKVVKADAYVAACDVPGIKRLLPSQWRESKFFDNIYELVGVPVVTVQLRYNGWVTELEDLERSRQLRQAIGLDNLLYTPDADFSCFADLALTSPEDYYIEGQGSLLQCVLTPGDPYMPLPNDEIIKRVSKQVLTLFPSSQGLEVIWSSVVKIGQSLYREGPGKDPFRPDQKTPVKNFFLAGSYTKQDYIDSMEGATLSGRQASAYICDAGEDLVALRKKLAATESPENRESAPITDELSLV is encoded by the exons ATGGCGTCTTCAATTCTTTTTCCGGCAAATTCTGTTACTGGAACAAGAAGCAAGACTCCTGGGTTCTTGCTCTCTGGAGGTCGACCGTCGGTAGCTCAGGTGGTGAGGACTCCAAGGTTGTTCTTTGTTCGTTCTTCTTTGGACTCTTTGGAGACAAACGTGTCTGATATGAGTGTTAATG CTCCAAAGGGTTTGTTCCCACCAGAACCTGAACATTATAAAGGACCAAAGTTGAAGGTGGCTATTGTTGGAGCTGGGCTTGCAGGGATGTCAACTGCAGTGGAGCTATTGGATCAAGGTCATGAG gtTGATATATATGAATCAAGAACTTTTATTGGTGGTAAAGTGGGATCATTTGTTGATAGACGTGGAAATCACATTGAAATGGGACTTCATGTTTTCTTTGGCTGCTACAACAATCTATTCCGTTTGATGAAGAAG GTAGGTGCAGATAAGAATCTACTTGTGAAGGATCATACTCACACATTTGTAAACAAGGGGGGTGCAGTTGGGG AGCTTGATTTTCGGTTTCCAATTGGAGCTCCATTACATGGGATTCGTGCTTTTTTGTCTACAAATCAGCTTAAG ACATACGATAAAGCAAGAAATGCTGTGGCTCTTGCCCTAAGTCCAGTTGTGAAGGCCCTTCTTGATCCAGATGGAGCAATGAAGGACATAAGAAATTTAGATGGT ATCAGCTTCTCTGATTGGTTTTTGTCTAAAGGAGGCACACGCATGAGCATCCAAAGAATGTGGGATCCTGTTGCCTATGCCCTTGGGTTTATTGACTGTGATAACATCAGTGCCCGTTGTATGCTTACTATATTCTCATTGTTTGCCACTAAGACAGAAGCTTCCCTACTACGCATGCTCAAGGGTTCTCCGGATGTTTACTTGAGTGGTCCTATTAGAAAGTATATTGAAGATAAAGGAGGCAG GTTTCATTTAAGGTGGGGATGCAGACAGATAATGTATGATGCATCTGCTGATGGAGAAACATATGTCACAGGACTTGCCATGTCAAGA TCTACTAACAAGAAAGTTGTGAAAGCTGATGCTTATGTAGCAG CATGTGATGTTCCTGGAATTAAAAGATTACTTCCATCCCAGTGGAGGGAATCAAaattttttgataatatttaTGAGCTAGTTGGAGTACCTGTTGTGACAGTGCAACTTAGATATAATGGCTGGGTCACAGAGTTAGAGGATCTAGAACGATCAAG GCAATTGAGGCAAGCTATTGGTTTAGATAACCTTCTGTACACTCCAGATGCTGATTTTTCTTGTTTTGCGGACCTAGCACTCACCTCTCCAGAAGATTACTATATTGAAGGGCAAGGTTCATTGCTCCA gtgtgttCTTACACCAGGTGATCCATACATGCCTTTGCCGAATGATGAAATAATAAAGAGAGTCTCAAAGCAG GTTTTGACTTTATTTCCATCATCCCAAGGCTTAGAAGTTATCTGGTCATCTGTAGTAAAAATCGGGCAATCGTTATATCGCGAGGGACCCGGCAAAGATCCGTTCAGACCAGATCAAAAGACGCCTGTGAAAAATTTCTTCCTCGCTGGCTCTTACACAAAACAG GATTACATAGACAGCATGGAAGGAGCAACTTTATCTGGCAGACAGGCTTCAGCATATATATGTGATGCTGGCGAAGACTTAGTAGCATTAAGGAAGAAGCTTGCTGCTACAGAATCTCCAGAAAACAGAGAGTCCGCTCCTATTACTGATGAGCTAAGTCTTGTATGA
- the LOC110662590 gene encoding zeta-carotene desaturase, chloroplastic/chromoplastic isoform X2, translated as MASSILFPANSVTGTRSKTPGFLLSGGRPSVAQVVRTPRLFFVRSSLDSLETNVSDMSVNAPKGLFPPEPEHYKGPKLKVAIVGAGLAGMSTAVELLDQGHEVDIYESRTFIGGKVGSFVDRRGNHIEMGLHVFFGCYNNLFRLMKKVGADKNLLVKDHTHTFVNKGGAVGELDFRFPIGAPLHGIRAFLSTNQLKTYDKARNAVALALSPVVKALLDPDGAMKDIRNLDGISFSDWFLSKGGTRMSIQRMWDPVAYALGFIDCDNISARCMLTIFSLFATKTEASLLRMLKGSPDVYLSGPIRKYIEDKGGRFHLRWGCRQIMYDASADGETYVTGLAMSRSTNKKVVKADAYVAACDVPGIKRLLPSQWRESKFFDNIYELVGVPVVTVQLRYNGWVTELEDLERSRCVLTPGDPYMPLPNDEIIKRVSKQVLTLFPSSQGLEVIWSSVVKIGQSLYREGPGKDPFRPDQKTPVKNFFLAGSYTKQDYIDSMEGATLSGRQASAYICDAGEDLVALRKKLAATESPENRESAPITDELSLV; from the exons ATGGCGTCTTCAATTCTTTTTCCGGCAAATTCTGTTACTGGAACAAGAAGCAAGACTCCTGGGTTCTTGCTCTCTGGAGGTCGACCGTCGGTAGCTCAGGTGGTGAGGACTCCAAGGTTGTTCTTTGTTCGTTCTTCTTTGGACTCTTTGGAGACAAACGTGTCTGATATGAGTGTTAATG CTCCAAAGGGTTTGTTCCCACCAGAACCTGAACATTATAAAGGACCAAAGTTGAAGGTGGCTATTGTTGGAGCTGGGCTTGCAGGGATGTCAACTGCAGTGGAGCTATTGGATCAAGGTCATGAG gtTGATATATATGAATCAAGAACTTTTATTGGTGGTAAAGTGGGATCATTTGTTGATAGACGTGGAAATCACATTGAAATGGGACTTCATGTTTTCTTTGGCTGCTACAACAATCTATTCCGTTTGATGAAGAAG GTAGGTGCAGATAAGAATCTACTTGTGAAGGATCATACTCACACATTTGTAAACAAGGGGGGTGCAGTTGGGG AGCTTGATTTTCGGTTTCCAATTGGAGCTCCATTACATGGGATTCGTGCTTTTTTGTCTACAAATCAGCTTAAG ACATACGATAAAGCAAGAAATGCTGTGGCTCTTGCCCTAAGTCCAGTTGTGAAGGCCCTTCTTGATCCAGATGGAGCAATGAAGGACATAAGAAATTTAGATGGT ATCAGCTTCTCTGATTGGTTTTTGTCTAAAGGAGGCACACGCATGAGCATCCAAAGAATGTGGGATCCTGTTGCCTATGCCCTTGGGTTTATTGACTGTGATAACATCAGTGCCCGTTGTATGCTTACTATATTCTCATTGTTTGCCACTAAGACAGAAGCTTCCCTACTACGCATGCTCAAGGGTTCTCCGGATGTTTACTTGAGTGGTCCTATTAGAAAGTATATTGAAGATAAAGGAGGCAG GTTTCATTTAAGGTGGGGATGCAGACAGATAATGTATGATGCATCTGCTGATGGAGAAACATATGTCACAGGACTTGCCATGTCAAGA TCTACTAACAAGAAAGTTGTGAAAGCTGATGCTTATGTAGCAG CATGTGATGTTCCTGGAATTAAAAGATTACTTCCATCCCAGTGGAGGGAATCAAaattttttgataatatttaTGAGCTAGTTGGAGTACCTGTTGTGACAGTGCAACTTAGATATAATGGCTGGGTCACAGAGTTAGAGGATCTAGAACGATCAAG gtgtgttCTTACACCAGGTGATCCATACATGCCTTTGCCGAATGATGAAATAATAAAGAGAGTCTCAAAGCAG GTTTTGACTTTATTTCCATCATCCCAAGGCTTAGAAGTTATCTGGTCATCTGTAGTAAAAATCGGGCAATCGTTATATCGCGAGGGACCCGGCAAAGATCCGTTCAGACCAGATCAAAAGACGCCTGTGAAAAATTTCTTCCTCGCTGGCTCTTACACAAAACAG GATTACATAGACAGCATGGAAGGAGCAACTTTATCTGGCAGACAGGCTTCAGCATATATATGTGATGCTGGCGAAGACTTAGTAGCATTAAGGAAGAAGCTTGCTGCTACAGAATCTCCAGAAAACAGAGAGTCCGCTCCTATTACTGATGAGCTAAGTCTTGTATGA
- the LOC110662591 gene encoding DNA damage-repair/toleration protein DRT102, which translates to MAESDVASTPRPLKIITGADSFGCNLKDDLVSHLRSLNIDVEDLGTSSYYSVAAEVGRRVSTANATSPSSPSPEIRGLVACGTGVGVSIFANKFPGVFATTCLSKADAINTRSINNCNVLAVSGMSTSPESAIEILDTWLNTPFKAPCPAFNFAPWSEEISSFLDNSLEEMPKVGKEDISNENKEETLTPCALCCLVKNRKLDPIDIIPGGSMKIVRESPTSAIVSFKAGSVEPAHHHTFGHDLLVMKGSKRVWNLTKKTKYDLGVGDYLFTPAGDVHRVKYFEDTEFFIKWEGQWDMFFGEDLEVAKSAIEKEAEDGFKWIK; encoded by the coding sequence ATGGCCGAATCCGACGTAGCCTCTACTCCCCGACCTCTCAAAATCATAACCGGAGCAGACTCCTTCGGCTGCAACCTCAAGGACGATCTAGTCTCTCATCTCCGCTCTCTCAACATAGACGTTGAAGACCTCGGCACTTCCTCCTACTACTCGGTCGCCGCCGAGGTTGGCCGccgtgtctccactgccaacgcCACATCTCCATCTTCTCCTTCCCCTGAAATTCGAGGCCTTGTCGCCTGTGGAACTGGCGTCGGTGTCTCAATCTTCGCCAACAAGTTCCCCGGCGTATTCGCCACCACTTGTCTTTCAAAAGCTGATGCCATCAATACCCGCTCCATTAACAACTGCAATGTCCTCGCGGTCTCTGGCATGTCCACGTCTCCAGAATCCGCCATAGAGATCCTTGACACTTGGCTCAATACCCCTTTCAAGGCACCATGTCCTGCTTTTAATTTCGCTCCCTGGAGCGAAGAGATATCTTCATTCCTAGACAATTCCCTTGAGGAAATGCCAAAAGTCGGAAAAGAAGATATATCCAATGAAAATAAGGAAGAAACCTTAACTCCATGTGCTCTATGTTGCTTAGTGAAGAACAGGAAGCTGGATCCGATCGATATTATTCCAGGAGGTTCGATGAAGATAGTAAGAGAGAGCCCAACATCAGCTATAGTGAGCTTCAAGGCAGGGAGTGTAGAGCCGGCACATCACCATACATTTGGACATGATTTGTTGGTGATGAAGGGGAGCAAGAGGGTATGGAATTTGACGAAGAAGACAAAGTATGATCTGGGTGTTGGAGATTATCTGTTTACTCCGGCTGGGGATGTGCATAGAGTGAAGTATTTTGAGGACACAGAGTTTTTCATCAAGTGGGAGGGCCAGTGGGATATGTTTTTTGGTGAGGATCTCGAGGTTGCAAAGAGTGCCATTGAGAAAGAAGCAGAAGATGGATTTAAATGGATAAAGTAA